From Coriobacteriaceae bacterium, a single genomic window includes:
- a CDS encoding DUF6036 family nucleotidyltransferase, giving the protein MYKQDLEQTLLGIDEEAELEIGPRDDRPSVVLVGGSAFMLNDVTNRSVTHDIDVFEADRCLREIIARYPEVNGMAVAYCNQMPFNYEDRLIPLDIGARFIRYFTPSLEDLAVMKLYAFRPNDIIDLHSQAFVDRLDWGLLERLIFDEGEALASSPSERSYQEMVCAYRQYKKEVLG; this is encoded by the coding sequence ATGTATAAGCAGGATTTAGAGCAGACTCTGTTGGGCATTGACGAAGAGGCAGAGCTGGAAATAGGTCCAAGAGACGACAGACCGAGCGTTGTATTGGTGGGAGGAAGCGCCTTCATGCTAAACGATGTGACGAATCGTTCGGTTACACATGACATCGATGTGTTTGAGGCGGACAGGTGCCTCCGCGAGATCATAGCTCGATACCCCGAGGTGAATGGTATGGCGGTGGCATATTGTAATCAGATGCCATTCAATTACGAAGATCGTTTGATCCCCTTGGATATTGGGGCGCGTTTTATCAGGTACTTTACGCCATCCTTGGAGGATCTGGCGGTAATGAAGCTCTATGCCTTCCGTCCGAACGACATCATCGATCTTCATAGTCAGGCATTCGTCGACCGACTTGATTGGGGGCTGCTCGAACGGCTTATATTCGACGAGGGAGAAGCACTGGCGTCGTCGCCTTCGGAGCGGAGTTATCAAGAGATGGTCTGTGCATACAGGCAATACAAAAAGGAGGTGCTCGGTTGA
- a CDS encoding response regulator: MLRAMIVDDEAPARSELRFLLEQTGKIGTITEASSVRSAIEMLMESRVDVVFLDISMPGASGLQLAEALHKLKNPPAIVFVTAYSDHAVEAFDVDAVDYLMKPVEEARLDRAIEKVMQRAKPVTDSKVTIERIPVEKGGRKVLIPVDDIRFIMAKDDYSCIYTVDDRFLSTTSLAQFEAKLCDFGFFRVHRRYIVNLACVTDVETVPSGAIQLGITGVDERVPVSRRRVVPLKKALSL, from the coding sequence ATGCTGCGTGCGATGATTGTGGATGATGAGGCGCCGGCTCGCTCGGAGCTTCGCTTCTTGCTCGAGCAAACGGGCAAGATCGGCACGATCACGGAGGCGTCGAGCGTTCGCTCCGCCATCGAGATGCTTATGGAAAGTCGCGTGGATGTCGTGTTTCTCGATATCTCGATGCCCGGTGCCTCGGGCCTGCAACTTGCCGAGGCGCTGCATAAGCTCAAAAATCCGCCGGCGATCGTATTTGTGACTGCGTATAGCGACCATGCGGTCGAGGCATTCGACGTGGATGCCGTCGATTATCTGATGAAGCCTGTCGAGGAAGCTCGCTTGGACCGCGCGATCGAGAAGGTCATGCAGCGCGCCAAGCCGGTCACGGACAGCAAGGTGACCATCGAGCGCATTCCGGTGGAAAAGGGCGGCCGCAAGGTGCTCATTCCCGTGGACGACATTCGCTTTATCATGGCCAAGGACGATTACTCCTGCATCTATACCGTCGATGATCGCTTTTTGTCGACAACCTCGCTGGCGCAGTTTGAGGCCAAGCTCTGCGACTTTGGCTTCTTCCGTGTTCACCGCCGCTATATCGTCAACCTGGCGTGCGTCACGGACGTTGAGACGGTGCCCTCGGGTGCCATCCAGCTGGGCATTACGGGCGTCGACGAACGCGTGCCGGTTTCGCGCCGCCGTGTCGTGCCGCTCAAGAAGGCTCTGAGTCTCTAG
- a CDS encoding adenine glycosylase, with product MIQDPFRSMIRSEGVLRYRDLPWRRTRDPYIIWLSEVMLQQTQVPRVETRMPAWLDRFPTVQALAQAAPSDVLDAWQGMGYNRRALALHKAAQRVVEDWAGEFPHETRDLVALPGIGPATAQGIRSFAFDLPGVYLETNVRTVFLHHFFPDVPAVPDRELVPLIQAACPAAPGAATDEIAPFAVPLDDADTPRAWYYALLDYGAYLKKTLPNPSRRSAGYSRQSKFEGSRRQKRAHIVRMLLAARDGQPAGITLADAVVGVNEMEAAAGRGPVERELVAGILADLEREGFCRAEGDRWLSV from the coding sequence ATGATTCAGGACCCCTTTCGTTCGATGATTCGTTCGGAAGGGGTCCTGCGTTATCGCGACCTTCCGTGGCGCCGCACGCGCGATCCGTACATCATTTGGCTTTCCGAGGTCATGCTGCAGCAAACACAGGTGCCGCGCGTGGAGACGCGCATGCCGGCGTGGCTCGATCGCTTTCCGACCGTGCAGGCGCTTGCCCAGGCCGCGCCTTCCGATGTTTTGGACGCTTGGCAGGGGATGGGCTACAACCGACGTGCTCTGGCGCTCCACAAGGCCGCTCAACGGGTCGTAGAGGATTGGGCCGGGGAGTTTCCGCACGAGACGCGTGACTTGGTCGCTCTGCCTGGTATTGGCCCGGCAACGGCGCAGGGTATCCGGTCGTTTGCGTTTGACCTTCCGGGCGTGTATCTGGAGACCAACGTGCGCACGGTCTTTCTGCATCACTTCTTTCCCGATGTACCGGCTGTTCCCGATCGCGAGCTGGTGCCGCTGATTCAGGCGGCCTGTCCGGCGGCCCCCGGTGCGGCGACCGACGAGATCGCTCCCTTTGCCGTGCCGCTCGATGATGCCGATACGCCGCGCGCGTGGTATTACGCGTTGCTGGATTACGGCGCATATCTAAAAAAGACGTTGCCCAATCCGTCCAGGCGCTCGGCGGGCTATAGCCGTCAATCAAAGTTTGAGGGCTCGCGTCGCCAAAAGCGCGCGCATATCGTGCGTATGTTGCTGGCAGCGCGCGATGGCCAGCCGGCGGGGATTACGCTTGCTGATGCCGTGGTGGGCGTTAACGAGATGGAAGCGGCGGCTGGGCGTGGACCGGTCGAGCGCGAGCTTGTCGCGGGCATTCTGGCCGACCTGGAGCGCGAGGGCTTTTGCCGAGCCGAGGGCGATCGCTGGTTGAGTGTGTAG
- a CDS encoding Rrf2 family transcriptional regulator — MDISRKTDYALRMLAMLAEDPERLLSVRTAAEEVNVPYSFARSIQHGLVQAGIVESLRGVHGGMRLKVSPDDVTIRQVVEAVQGPMVMNDCTAPDGDCARMGTCCYHPLWAGAQALMRDYLDSVSLGDIVAHRQFPAVDPKFADRDAFPEYATCACACQEE, encoded by the coding sequence ATGGACATATCGAGGAAGACTGATTACGCCCTTCGTATGTTGGCGATGCTTGCCGAGGATCCGGAGCGTTTGCTTTCTGTTCGCACCGCTGCCGAAGAGGTCAATGTCCCGTATTCGTTTGCCCGCTCGATTCAGCACGGTTTGGTCCAGGCCGGTATTGTGGAGAGCCTGCGTGGCGTCCACGGTGGCATGCGTCTCAAGGTCAGTCCGGACGACGTCACTATCCGCCAGGTCGTCGAGGCCGTTCAGGGTCCCATGGTCATGAACGACTGTACCGCCCCCGATGGCGACTGTGCGCGCATGGGCACGTGCTGCTATCATCCCCTGTGGGCCGGAGCCCAGGCGTTGATGCGCGACTACCTCGATTCCGTTTCGCTCGGCGACATCGTCGCTCACCGCCAGTTCCCGGCCGTCGATCCCAAGTTCGCCGACCGCGACGCGTTTCCCGAGTACGCCACCTGCGCGTGCGCTTGCCAGGAGGAATAG
- a CDS encoding histidine kinase → MIDRRAQRDNSISIFRIIAVVCAVCVLAYFIFALATGIEPIATVVACALLCIFLCIFIFLTLNPDSVRSQYTEETLSVASAMLEDIKGGLTQESARLVCQRILPETRAMTVAITDESNVLACAGEFEEKLLPDSPIHTLATRYVIEHGIVQSFNRVVDVVGSDGSHNQVPAGIIAPIKVGDRTVGTLKFYYKTPRAVDRTQYALASGFAEILSTQLAIHELEVQKELTARAEVRALQAQINPHFLFNTLNTIASFTRTDPLRARELLREFSSFYRATLDNSGSLIPVSREVAQTKRYLTFEKARFGEDRVLATFDVSEDVEDTLVPAFVIQPIVENAVRHGMGDDDALRIDVTVHQDGEDAILIAVADNGVGMDEGTAARLFDERSARPDASSPQGGGAGVAMHNISERIHRFFGPHSYTRVESAPGKGTKVLLHLDLSESIFDIQE, encoded by the coding sequence ATGATCGACCGCCGCGCCCAGCGCGATAATTCAATTTCAATCTTTCGTATCATCGCCGTTGTCTGCGCCGTTTGCGTGTTGGCGTACTTTATCTTTGCCCTGGCGACCGGCATCGAGCCGATCGCTACGGTGGTCGCCTGTGCGCTGCTGTGTATCTTCCTGTGCATCTTTATCTTCTTGACGCTCAACCCCGATTCGGTGCGCTCCCAGTACACCGAGGAGACGCTCTCGGTTGCCTCGGCCATGCTCGAGGACATTAAGGGCGGCCTGACGCAGGAGTCGGCGCGCCTGGTATGCCAGCGTATTCTGCCCGAGACGCGTGCCATGACCGTTGCCATCACCGACGAGAGCAACGTGCTGGCCTGCGCGGGCGAGTTCGAGGAAAAGCTGCTGCCCGATTCGCCCATCCACACGCTTGCCACGCGCTACGTCATTGAGCACGGCATCGTGCAGTCGTTCAACCGCGTGGTGGACGTCGTCGGCTCGGACGGCTCGCATAACCAGGTTCCTGCCGGCATCATCGCCCCCATCAAGGTGGGCGACCGCACCGTCGGCACGCTCAAGTTCTACTACAAGACCCCGCGCGCCGTCGACCGCACCCAGTATGCGCTTGCCTCGGGCTTTGCCGAGATCCTGTCCACGCAACTCGCCATCCACGAGCTCGAGGTGCAAAAGGAGCTCACGGCCCGCGCCGAGGTCCGCGCCCTGCAGGCGCAGATCAATCCTCATTTTCTGTTCAATACGCTCAACACCATCGCGTCGTTTACGCGCACCGATCCGCTGCGTGCCCGCGAGCTGCTGCGCGAGTTCTCGTCGTTCTATCGCGCCACGCTCGACAACTCGGGGTCGCTCATCCCAGTCTCGCGCGAGGTGGCCCAGACCAAGCGCTACCTGACGTTTGAGAAGGCGCGCTTTGGCGAGGACCGCGTACTGGCGACCTTCGATGTCTCGGAGGATGTCGAGGATACGCTGGTCCCGGCCTTTGTAATCCAGCCGATCGTCGAGAACGCCGTGCGGCACGGCATGGGCGATGACGACGCCCTGAGGATCGACGTGACCGTTCACCAAGACGGCGAGGATGCAATCTTGATTGCCGTGGCCGATAATGGCGTGGGCATGGATGAAGGTACCGCCGCCAGACTGTTTGACGAGCGCTCTGCCCGTCCCGACGCCAGCTCTCCCCAGGGTGGCGGCGCCGGTGTGGCCATGCACAATATTTCGGAGCGCATCCATCGCTTTTTTGGGCCGCACTCCTATACGCGTGTCGAATCGGCGCCGGGCAAGGGCACCAAAGTGCTTCTTCATCTTGATTTGTCAGAGAGCATCTTTGACATTCAAGAGTAA
- the rmuC gene encoding DNA recombination protein RmuC, with product MSAIDIVLVVIALVAVGVAVACALQLKSLRAELRERGDSSAETLVALEQANSTLDTLNVALAETRRTANAIAQQQTTDAAVEQQRYLTIAREFSQAGDRMDDLRRETAQQLGANREGIEHRLDKVRETVDAQLGAIRKDNNVQLDQMRATVDEKLSRTLNDRLSASFKQVSDQLEAVHKGLGDMQSIATGVGDLKRVLGNVKARGILGEVQLGAILADILTPDQYLENVATKPGASERVEFAVKLPVDEGDPVLLPIDSKFPGDAYEHLLDAQESGDAEAVAAARKTLDTMVKREAKDICEKYLSVPATTNFGIMFVPFEGLYAEIVSRPGLIEILGRDYHVNVAGPSTMAAILNSLQMSYQTFRLQKRTDDVLRVLSAVKAELPRYQAALRRAQQQIETAGKTVEGIITTRTNVMERKLKDIDALEDADQADEILGLTSAELLAGQKDED from the coding sequence ATGTCTGCTATTGATATTGTGCTTGTTGTGATCGCCTTGGTGGCGGTGGGGGTTGCTGTGGCTTGCGCCCTCCAGCTCAAGAGCCTGCGTGCCGAGCTGCGGGAGCGTGGCGACAGTAGCGCGGAAACGCTGGTAGCGCTCGAGCAGGCCAACAGCACGCTCGACACCCTGAACGTCGCGTTGGCCGAAACCCGCCGCACGGCAAATGCCATCGCGCAGCAGCAGACGACCGACGCCGCCGTAGAGCAGCAGCGCTACCTGACCATTGCGCGCGAGTTCTCGCAGGCCGGCGACCGTATGGATGACCTGCGCCGCGAGACGGCCCAACAGCTTGGCGCCAACCGCGAAGGCATCGAGCATCGCCTGGACAAGGTGCGCGAGACGGTCGATGCTCAGTTGGGCGCCATCCGCAAAGACAACAACGTGCAGCTCGACCAAATGCGTGCGACGGTGGACGAGAAGCTCTCTCGCACACTCAACGACCGACTGTCGGCATCGTTTAAGCAGGTGAGCGACCAGCTCGAGGCCGTGCACAAGGGCCTGGGCGACATGCAGTCTATCGCCACCGGCGTGGGCGACCTTAAGCGCGTGCTGGGCAATGTCAAGGCGCGTGGCATTTTGGGCGAGGTGCAGCTGGGCGCGATCCTGGCGGACATCCTTACGCCCGACCAGTATCTGGAAAACGTCGCCACCAAGCCCGGCGCCTCGGAACGCGTTGAGTTTGCCGTCAAGCTGCCGGTAGACGAGGGCGACCCCGTGCTGCTGCCGATCGACTCCAAGTTTCCGGGCGACGCGTACGAGCATCTGCTCGACGCCCAGGAGTCTGGTGACGCTGAGGCCGTCGCCGCAGCGCGCAAGACGCTCGATACGATGGTGAAACGCGAGGCCAAGGACATCTGCGAAAAGTACCTGAGTGTGCCGGCAACGACCAACTTTGGCATCATGTTCGTGCCGTTTGAGGGGCTGTACGCCGAGATCGTCAGCCGCCCCGGGCTTATCGAGATCCTGGGCCGCGACTATCACGTCAACGTAGCCGGTCCCAGCACCATGGCGGCCATCCTCAATAGTCTGCAGATGAGCTACCAGACGTTTAGGCTGCAAAAACGTACCGACGACGTACTGCGCGTGCTCTCCGCCGTCAAGGCCGAGCTGCCGCGCTATCAGGCGGCGCTGCGCCGCGCCCAACAGCAGATCGAGACCGCGGGCAAAACGGTCGAGGGCATCATTACCACGCGCACCAACGTCATGGAGCGCAAGCTCAAGGACATCGACGCGCTGGAGGATGCCGACCAAGCCGATGAGATTTTGGGGCTCACATCCGCGGAGCTGCTCGCAGGCCAAAAAGACGAGGACTAG
- the nth gene encoding endonuclease III: protein MPRETNAAKRERAIEVCERLNRRYGPVECFLDHENPFRLLIAVLLSAQTTDAQVNKVTPRLFAQWPTPEAMAGASVADVADTIKSLGFYKSKAKHAVEAAQMIVADYGGEVPADMKELVKLPGVGRKTANIVLNVGYGIVEGIAVDTHVNRIAHRLMLSPKTHAKEPLKTEQDLLKILPHEYWESVNHQWITFGREICDARKPKCGECPLADLCPSVRVTG from the coding sequence ATGCCACGCGAGACCAATGCCGCCAAGCGCGAGCGCGCCATCGAGGTGTGCGAGCGCCTCAACCGTCGCTATGGCCCGGTCGAGTGCTTTTTGGACCACGAGAATCCCTTCCGCCTGCTGATCGCGGTGCTACTCTCGGCGCAAACGACCGACGCGCAGGTCAACAAGGTGACGCCGCGGCTGTTTGCCCAGTGGCCCACGCCCGAGGCCATGGCCGGGGCGAGCGTGGCTGACGTGGCAGACACCATCAAGTCACTCGGCTTCTACAAGAGCAAAGCCAAGCATGCCGTCGAGGCCGCGCAGATGATCGTCGCCGACTATGGCGGCGAGGTGCCGGCCGACATGAAGGAGCTTGTAAAGCTGCCGGGCGTGGGACGCAAGACGGCGAACATCGTGCTCAACGTGGGGTATGGCATCGTGGAGGGCATTGCGGTGGACACGCACGTCAACCGCATTGCGCACCGCCTGATGTTGAGTCCCAAGACGCATGCCAAGGAGCCGCTCAAGACCGAGCAGGATCTGCTCAAGATTTTGCCGCACGAGTATTGGGAGTCGGTCAACCATCAGTGGATTACCTTCGGTCGCGAGATCTGCGACGCCCGCAAACCCAAGTGCGGCGAGTGTCCGCTGGCAGATTTGTGCCCCAGCGTGCGCGTGACGGGGTAG
- a CDS encoding ABC transporter ATP-binding protein/permease produces MSQRSTSPLKRSTVRRTLQRFWDVTRTQPLIVFLSVFSSAGYIFLLTFANTYVMALIVDRVQAGPVAGEQVFEVFGPYILALVLVNLAGQILSKLQDYTVYKLEIAGNYHLARLCFDTLSNQSMTFHTSRFGGSLVSQTSRFMSGYTGLVDVTVYSLIPTITSVICTVAALAPVVPTFTVILVCIMVVYIAFVWLMYKRIMPLSAATSAAQNKLSGVLSDAVTNILAVKTCGREDFERDLFDAADRAARDAETVSMHAMMQRNFTTSGLIVITMAVVSVFVAGGNAWFGISAGSLVMIFTYTYNLTMRLNYVSSMMQRINRALGDAAEMTRVLDEPRLVADDENAPELKVREGAIDFEHLSFAYRDAAAGENVFDDLTLHVAAGQRVGLVGKSGSGKTTLTKLLLRLDDVQGGRVLVDGQDVSRCTQQSLRRQVAYVPQEALLFHRSIRENIAYGRPDATDEQIREAARLANATEFIDRLPNGFDTMVGERGVKLSGGQRQRVAIARAILTDAPILVLDEATSALDSESEALVQEALENLMRGRTSIVVAHRLSTVAALDRIVVLADGEIVEDGTHAQLVEAGGEYASLWSRQTGAFLEA; encoded by the coding sequence ATGTCTCAGAGAAGCACCAGTCCGCTCAAACGCTCCACCGTGCGCCGCACGCTGCAGCGTTTTTGGGACGTCACGCGCACGCAGCCGCTGATCGTCTTTCTCTCGGTGTTCTCGTCGGCGGGCTACATCTTTTTGCTCACGTTTGCCAACACCTACGTGATGGCCCTCATCGTCGACCGCGTCCAGGCCGGCCCCGTGGCGGGTGAACAGGTGTTTGAGGTCTTCGGCCCCTATATCCTGGCGCTCGTGCTCGTCAACTTGGCAGGCCAGATCCTCTCCAAGCTGCAGGACTACACCGTCTACAAGCTCGAGATTGCGGGCAACTATCACCTGGCGCGCCTGTGCTTTGACACGCTCTCCAATCAATCCATGACATTCCACACCAGCCGCTTTGGCGGATCGCTCGTGAGCCAGACGAGCCGTTTTATGAGCGGCTACACGGGTCTGGTGGACGTGACGGTGTATTCGCTCATCCCCACTATCACCTCGGTCATTTGCACGGTGGCGGCGCTCGCTCCGGTGGTGCCCACATTTACCGTGATCCTGGTGTGCATCATGGTCGTCTACATTGCGTTTGTCTGGCTTATGTACAAGCGCATCATGCCGCTTTCGGCCGCGACGTCCGCCGCGCAGAACAAGCTCTCGGGCGTGCTCTCCGACGCGGTCACGAACATCTTGGCCGTCAAGACCTGCGGGCGCGAGGACTTCGAACGCGATCTGTTCGACGCCGCCGATCGTGCCGCGCGCGACGCCGAGACGGTCTCGATGCACGCCATGATGCAGCGCAACTTTACGACATCGGGCCTTATCGTCATCACCATGGCCGTGGTGAGTGTGTTCGTGGCGGGCGGCAACGCGTGGTTTGGCATCTCGGCGGGCTCGCTCGTCATGATCTTTACCTACACCTATAACCTCACCATGCGCCTGAACTACGTGAGTTCCATGATGCAGCGTATCAACCGCGCTTTGGGCGATGCGGCAGAGATGACGCGCGTGCTGGACGAGCCGCGTCTGGTGGCAGACGACGAGAACGCCCCCGAGCTCAAGGTGCGCGAGGGCGCAATTGATTTTGAGCACCTGAGCTTTGCGTACCGTGACGCTGCGGCGGGCGAGAACGTGTTCGATGACCTGACACTTCATGTGGCGGCGGGCCAGCGCGTGGGCCTGGTGGGCAAATCGGGCTCGGGTAAGACGACGCTTACCAAGCTGCTGCTGCGCCTGGACGACGTGCAAGGCGGCCGCGTGCTCGTGGACGGCCAGGACGTCTCGCGCTGCACGCAGCAGAGCCTGCGCCGCCAGGTTGCCTACGTGCCGCAGGAGGCGCTGCTGTTCCACCGCTCCATTCGCGAGAATATCGCCTACGGCCGCCCCGACGCCACCGACGAGCAGATTCGCGAGGCCGCGCGCCTGGCCAATGCGACCGAGTTTATCGACCGCCTACCCAACGGCTTTGACACCATGGTGGGCGAGCGCGGCGTCAAGCTTTCGGGCGGCCAACGCCAGCGCGTGGCCATCGCCCGCGCCATCCTCACCGACGCGCCGATTCTGGTGCTCGACGAGGCGACCTCTGCCCTTGACAGCGAGTCCGAGGCGCTGGTGCAGGAGGCGCTCGAGAACCTGATGCGCGGGCGCACCTCCATTGTGGTGGCGCACCGCCTGTCCACCGTGGCGGCGCTCGACCGCATTGTGGTGCTGGCCGATGGTGAGATTGTCGAGGACGGCACGCATGCGCAGCTCGTCGAGGCGGGTGGCGAGTACGCGAGCCTGTGGAGCCGTCAGACCGGCGCATTCTTGGAGGCGTAA
- a CDS encoding YfcE family phosphodiesterase, which yields MNSASAKRIDIISDTHGYLSPALLDELEGADLIIHAGDLTSEMDYEHLCTIAPVRAVLGNNDYYRDYGPDVDRLALFTYEGLKFAVAHYREDLPVGSVDVAINGHTHVTKEAQVGRCLVLNPGSASYPRGTRGPTMARMLVKDGKIISTKFIDLE from the coding sequence ATGAACAGCGCAAGCGCCAAGCGCATCGACATCATCTCGGACACCCACGGCTATTTATCGCCTGCGCTCTTGGATGAGCTTGAGGGCGCAGACCTGATCATCCACGCCGGCGACCTTACGTCAGAGATGGACTACGAGCACCTATGCACCATCGCCCCCGTGCGGGCCGTATTGGGCAACAACGATTACTACCGCGACTACGGCCCCGACGTAGACCGTCTTGCGCTCTTTACCTACGAAGGCCTCAAATTCGCCGTAGCCCACTACCGCGAAGACCTTCCGGTGGGATCCGTAGACGTAGCCATCAACGGTCACACCCACGTAACCAAAGAAGCCCAAGTGGGCCGCTGCTTAGTCCTCAACCCGGGCAGCGCCAGCTACCCCAGAGGCACCCGAGGCCCCACCATGGCCAGAATGCTAGTAAAAGACGGCAAGATCATAAGCACCAAATTTATTGATCTAGAGTAA
- a CDS encoding rubrerythrin family protein, whose amino-acid sequence MDFENSQTKKNLEAAFAGESQAHTKYRYYASKAKKDGYVQISNIFAETAGNESEHAKLWFKYLHDGAVPGTLDNLRDAAAGENYEWTTMYDEFAKTAEEEGFAEIAEKFRGVAAVEKAHEERYNKLVERIESGEVFEREGVKVWKCLNCGHLHVGAEAPEVCPVCNHPKAYFEEQVVNY is encoded by the coding sequence ATGGATTTTGAGAATTCCCAAACCAAGAAGAACCTCGAGGCCGCTTTTGCCGGTGAGTCCCAGGCACACACCAAGTATCGCTACTACGCATCTAAGGCCAAGAAGGATGGCTACGTTCAGATTTCGAATATCTTTGCCGAGACGGCGGGCAACGAGTCCGAGCACGCCAAGCTGTGGTTTAAGTATCTGCACGACGGCGCCGTTCCGGGCACTCTGGACAACCTGCGCGACGCCGCCGCGGGCGAGAACTACGAGTGGACCACGATGTACGACGAGTTTGCCAAGACCGCCGAGGAGGAGGGCTTTGCCGAGATCGCCGAGAAGTTCCGTGGTGTCGCCGCCGTCGAGAAGGCCCACGAGGAGCGCTACAACAAACTCGTCGAGCGCATCGAGTCGGGCGAGGTGTTTGAGCGTGAGGGCGTGAAGGTATGGAAGTGCCTGAACTGCGGGCACCTGCACGTTGGTGCCGAGGCGCCTGAGGTGTGCCCGGTGTGTAACCACCCGAAGGCGTACTTTGAGGAGCAGGTGGTGAACTACTAG